The following proteins are encoded in a genomic region of Sorangiineae bacterium MSr12523:
- a CDS encoding efflux RND transporter permease subunit: MWIVRLALRRPYTIAVFSFVILLLGSLSITRMRADIFPTIDIPVVLVVWNYPGMSADDMEKRVTFLSERAYSATVDGISRVESQTISGTSLIKLYFEPGADIGGAIAQVNAVSSTATRLMPPGMQPPAIIRYNASNVPVAQMTVSSPTLNEQQLFDYGLNFIRLRLFTVPGLATPAPYGGKQRQIMVDVDPSLTAAHGLSPQDVVNTVLQSNIIQPAGSARMGETEFDVAMNNSPDAIADFNKMPIKTVGGAPVFLGDVAKVHDGFAVQNNIVRVNGQRATYLAVLKKSSASTIAVVDAAKDLIPVIKASAPEGMEIKLDFDQSTFVRAAIKGVLHEAVVSSALVSLMILFFLGSWRSVIIVSTSIPLAIFVALLGLYLTGQTLNIMTLGGLALAIGMLVDDATVEVENIHRNRHLGKPLTVAILDGASQIATPALAATLTICIVFFPVVLLTGPAKFLFVPLALSVVFSMLASYLLSRTLVPTLARMLMDKEPLHADGNGAWDRFNRWRDRGFDRFQAAYTRLLQVVLNHRKFTLGIGVAVVLATFPLARIVGTDFFPQVDAGQMQLHVRGPSGMRIEETEQLVSQVEQTIREVVPPKDLANINDNIGMPTFYNLAFVQTDSVGGQDADVLVSLKEGHAPTPMYQNKLRSEFAKRFPGVHLYFQPADIISKVLNFGLSAPLDIEVEGRDMDKSMEIAKKIQQRIKEIPGVVDVRIPQVFDHPALQIDVDRERAAQMGLQQRDIASNMLTSLSSSSLVSPSFWVSPQNGVNYSVVVQTPIDRVSSVSELRGMPLTTGNHTIQDPGAAPGADDSQPGVAPYLGALSQVRPTQTKSLVTHDAVQREVEVQAGVEGRDLGSVAADIQAVLKDVGKDLPKDMKLNLRGQSESMNSSFFSLGTGLILAAVLVYVLMVVLYQSWVDPFIIMFAVPGALSGVLWMLAITHTTLNVESLMGAIMSVGVAVSNSILLVNFANEVREGHDIGPLAAALEAGKTRLRPVLMTALAMILGMIPMALGTGEGGEQNAPLGRAVIGGLLVATCTTLFIVPLIYSLLRRKAPTKHKLDEKFEAEAHEKYEPALVGHSVSVEGSPS; this comes from the coding sequence ATGTGGATAGTTCGACTCGCGCTTCGGCGCCCCTACACGATCGCGGTTTTCTCCTTCGTGATCCTCCTGCTTGGCTCGCTGTCCATCACACGGATGCGCGCCGACATCTTCCCGACGATCGACATCCCGGTCGTCCTCGTCGTGTGGAACTACCCGGGCATGTCGGCCGACGACATGGAGAAGCGGGTCACGTTCCTCAGCGAGCGCGCCTATTCCGCCACCGTCGACGGCATTTCACGCGTCGAGTCGCAGACCATCAGCGGTACCTCGCTCATCAAGCTCTACTTCGAACCTGGTGCGGACATCGGCGGCGCCATCGCGCAGGTGAACGCGGTGTCATCCACCGCCACCCGCTTGATGCCACCAGGCATGCAGCCACCTGCCATCATCCGGTACAACGCGTCCAACGTACCGGTCGCGCAGATGACCGTGTCGAGCCCGACGCTCAACGAGCAACAGCTCTTCGACTACGGTCTAAACTTCATCCGCCTGCGCCTCTTCACGGTGCCCGGATTGGCCACGCCCGCCCCGTACGGCGGTAAGCAGCGCCAGATCATGGTCGACGTCGACCCCAGCCTCACCGCGGCGCACGGTCTGTCGCCGCAGGACGTCGTCAACACGGTCCTTCAGTCGAACATCATTCAGCCGGCCGGCTCGGCGCGCATGGGCGAGACCGAGTTCGACGTGGCGATGAACAACAGCCCCGATGCGATCGCCGACTTCAACAAGATGCCCATCAAGACGGTGGGCGGTGCACCCGTGTTTCTCGGCGACGTGGCCAAGGTGCACGACGGCTTCGCCGTGCAGAACAACATCGTGCGCGTGAATGGTCAGCGTGCGACGTACTTGGCCGTCCTGAAGAAATCGAGCGCGTCCACCATCGCGGTCGTCGATGCCGCGAAAGACCTCATCCCCGTCATCAAAGCCTCCGCGCCCGAGGGCATGGAGATCAAGCTCGACTTCGACCAGTCGACCTTCGTGCGCGCCGCCATCAAAGGCGTGCTCCACGAAGCAGTCGTCTCGTCGGCGCTGGTCTCGCTGATGATTCTCTTCTTCCTCGGCAGCTGGCGCAGCGTGATCATCGTCTCGACCTCCATCCCGCTGGCCATCTTCGTGGCACTGCTCGGCCTGTACCTGACCGGTCAGACCTTGAACATCATGACCCTCGGCGGTCTGGCGCTGGCCATCGGTATGCTCGTCGACGACGCGACCGTGGAGGTGGAGAACATCCACCGAAACCGCCACCTCGGTAAGCCCCTCACCGTGGCCATCCTCGATGGCGCCTCGCAGATTGCGACGCCGGCCCTCGCGGCCACGCTCACCATCTGCATCGTCTTCTTCCCGGTCGTGCTCCTGACCGGTCCGGCGAAGTTCCTCTTCGTGCCCCTGGCGCTCTCCGTCGTCTTCTCCATGTTGGCGTCGTACCTGCTCTCGCGAACCTTGGTTCCGACGTTGGCGCGGATGCTCATGGACAAAGAGCCACTGCACGCGGACGGCAATGGCGCGTGGGATCGCTTCAACCGATGGCGCGATCGCGGTTTCGATCGCTTCCAGGCGGCGTACACGCGGTTGCTCCAGGTGGTGCTGAACCATCGCAAATTCACCCTTGGTATCGGTGTCGCGGTGGTGCTGGCCACGTTCCCGCTCGCGCGCATCGTCGGCACCGACTTCTTCCCGCAGGTCGACGCCGGTCAGATGCAACTGCACGTGCGCGGTCCCTCGGGCATGCGCATCGAGGAAACCGAGCAGCTCGTCTCGCAGGTGGAGCAGACGATCCGTGAGGTGGTCCCGCCGAAGGATCTGGCGAACATCAACGACAACATCGGCATGCCCACGTTCTACAACCTGGCCTTCGTCCAGACCGACAGCGTCGGTGGTCAGGATGCCGACGTGCTCGTGTCTCTCAAAGAGGGGCACGCACCGACGCCGATGTACCAGAACAAGCTGCGCTCGGAGTTCGCCAAACGCTTCCCCGGCGTGCACCTCTACTTCCAGCCGGCCGACATCATCAGCAAGGTGCTGAACTTCGGCTTGTCGGCGCCGCTCGACATCGAGGTCGAGGGCCGCGACATGGACAAGTCGATGGAGATCGCCAAGAAGATCCAGCAACGGATCAAGGAGATCCCCGGCGTGGTCGACGTGCGTATCCCGCAGGTGTTCGACCACCCCGCACTGCAGATCGACGTCGACCGCGAGCGTGCGGCGCAGATGGGCCTGCAGCAGCGCGACATCGCGAGCAACATGCTCACGTCGCTCAGCTCGAGCTCCCTCGTGTCGCCCTCGTTCTGGGTTAGCCCGCAGAACGGCGTCAACTACTCCGTCGTGGTGCAGACGCCCATCGATCGCGTGAGCTCGGTCTCCGAGTTGCGCGGGATGCCGCTCACCACGGGCAACCACACCATCCAGGATCCGGGCGCGGCGCCGGGGGCCGACGATTCGCAGCCGGGTGTGGCACCGTACCTGGGCGCGCTCTCGCAGGTGCGGCCGACGCAGACCAAGTCCTTGGTCACGCACGATGCCGTTCAGCGTGAGGTGGAAGTCCAGGCTGGCGTCGAAGGTCGCGACCTCGGTAGCGTCGCCGCCGACATTCAGGCCGTGCTCAAAGACGTGGGCAAGGACTTGCCGAAGGACATGAAACTGAACCTGCGCGGTCAGAGCGAGAGCATGAACTCTTCGTTCTTCAGCCTGGGCACGGGTCTGATTCTCGCCGCGGTGCTCGTCTACGTGCTCATGGTGGTGCTCTACCAGTCATGGGTGGACCCGTTCATCATCATGTTCGCGGTGCCGGGCGCGCTCTCGGGCGTGCTCTGGATGCTGGCCATCACGCACACCACGCTGAACGTCGAGTCGCTCATGGGCGCCATCATGTCCGTCGGTGTGGCGGTGTCCAACAGCATCCTCTTGGTGAACTTCGCCAACGAGGTGCGCGAGGGACATGACATCGGGCCGCTCGCTGCGGCGCTCGAAGCGGGCAAAACGCGCTTGCGTCCGGTCCTCATGACCGCGCTGGCGATGATCCTGGGTATGATCCCGATGGCCCTCGGTACGGGCGAAGGCGGTGAGCAGAATGCACCGCTCGGCCGCGCGGTCATCGGTGGTCTGCTCGTGGCGACGTGCACGACGCTGTTCATCGTGCCTCTTATCTATTCGCTGTTGCGCCGCAAGGCGCCGACCAAGCACAAGCTCGACGAGAAGTTCGAGGCCGAGGCCCACGAGAAATACGAGCCCGCCCTGGTCGGTCATTCCGTGAGTGTGGAAGGGAGTCCTTCGTGA